The following proteins are co-located in the Apium graveolens cultivar Ventura chromosome 5, ASM990537v1, whole genome shotgun sequence genome:
- the LOC141724355 gene encoding putative xyloglucan endotransglucosylase/hydrolase protein 8, whose product MERRVIVLFIVALMAASCSAQPKKSFEDNFSIMWSEDHFKTSEDGQIWYLNLDKDTGCGFQTKQMYRFGWFSMKLKLVGGDSAGVVTAYYMCTENGAGPTRDEVDFEFLGNRTGEPYLIQTNVYKNGTGNREMRHMLWFDPTEDFHTYSILWNSHQIVFFVDKVPIRVYKNADYENNFFPNEKPMYLFSSIWNADEWATRGGREKTDWKKAPFVSSYKEFSVEGCQWEDPYPACVSTTTKNWWDQYESWHLTKNQKNDFAWVERNLVIYDYCKDTERFPTLPEECSLSPWE is encoded by the exons ATGGAGAGAAGGGTCATAGTTCTCTTCATTGTAGCTCTCATGGCTGCTTCTTGTTCAGCTCAGCCAAAGAAATCTTTTGAAGACAATTTCAGTATAATGTGGTCTGAAGATCACTTCAAGACTTCAGAAGATGGTCAGATCTGGTATCTTAACTTAGACAAGGATACAG GTTGCGGGTTTCAAACAAAACAGATGTACAGATTTGGTTGGTTTAGCATGAAGCTTAAGCTGGTCGGAGGAGACTCTGCTGGAGTTGTCACAGCTTATTAT ATGTGTACTGAAAATGGGGCAGGACCAACCAGAGATGAGGTAGATTTTGAGTTCTTGGGAAACAGAACAGGGGAGCCATATTTGATACAAACAAATGTGTATAAAAATGGGACTGGAAACAGAGAGATGAGGCACATGTTATGGTTTGATCCTACTGAGGATTTTCACACTTATTCTATCCTTTGGAACAGTCATCAGATTGT ATTTTTCGTGGATAAGGTTCCGATTAGAGTGTACAAGAATGCAGACTATGAGAACAATTTTTTCCCCAATGAGAAGCCAATGTACTTGTTTTCGAGCATATGGAATGCAGATGAATGGGCAACAAGAGGAGGGCGAGAGAAAACAGATTGGAAAAAAGCACCATTTGTATCGTCGTACAAGGAATTCAGCGTCGAAGGATGCCAATGGGAAGACCCTTATCCTGCCTGTGTATCAACTACAACAAAGAATTGGTGGGATCAATACGAATCTTGGCATCTTACAAAGAACCAAAAGAATGATTTTGCTTGGGTTGAGAGAAACCTGGTTATTTATGATTACTGCAAGGACACTGAAAGGTTTCCAACCTTGCCGGAGGAGTGCTCGTTGAGTCCATGGGAGTAG